The following DNA comes from Erigeron canadensis isolate Cc75 chromosome 3, C_canadensis_v1, whole genome shotgun sequence.
AGCATTGGTGtaaaaagtttacaaaatttaaataaaaaatccaaTAGCTTTCAAATCATGTTGATGAAAAGAAATTGATTTTCTTGACTGTATGTTCCctttttgtatatttaaaagGATGAACGGTCACTTTCATCCAAATCATGTGCTAAATTATAGCAACATCTTTCCAAATATTACGTGATGTTTCAATTTGTCTTTTAAAACTCGCAATGTGATCATTTTGCCATTATTGATAATCACATAATCATCTACAAACCCCATATCCAAACACCTCAAATAGATATCCAAGTTTTAGAATATTGATTCATATCGTGGTTACTGGGTGATACAGGTCCGAGGAACAGACTATAAAACTGCAGATGGCACGTGCATACGTGACTACATAGACGTGACTGATCTCGTAGATGCTCATGTAAAGGCTCTCGAGAAAGCTCAACCAGGGGAAGTCGGAATCTACAATGTTGGTACCGGAAAAGGTAGATCCGTTAAAGAGTTTGTAGAAGCTTGCAAGAAGGCGACCGGGGTGTCTATAAAAGTTGACTATTTACCACGACGCCCTGGTGACTATGCTGAAGTGTTTAGTGACCCGTCAAAGATACTCCGTGAACTCAACTGGTCAGCACAATACACGGATCTTGAAAAGAGTTTACGGGTTGCATGGAAATGGCAAAAGTTGCATCATAATGGTTATGGCCCCCCAAAAGGTTAACTTTAAGAAGCTACCTCCAAAGTTCAAACTCATTATTTTTACTTACAGAAAACCTACAAGTTAGTGTGCATTCTGTCTCGCGATCACATTCCTTTTTCTTCTGAATAGAAAAACTACTGTGAATCTGATGATAACTTGTATGGTTGTCATTCAAGCTGGTTGAAGATTCGCTTGATTTTGACCGGAGGAGACTTGTATTCTTATGATTAAAGTTGTAAATCGATTTGAACTTGCTATTTTTATCTGTTGGTTAGGATTAAAGTTGTATGAGAGCATCCTATGATAGATCTGAATAATACATTATACATGTTGGTTGTACGTAGTTTCATTAGTATCTTgctatatactcgtataataaaATGACTATTCATTGCCAGGGTGTTGTAAATATTGCTTGTGTTTTGGACGATTGCATACATATATCTGTTATATAGTGTTATAATAGACACCGTAAGATGGGTGCGTTACAGAGGCCTGGAGAGCCTCGGCTTTGTTACCTTTCCATTGTCATAAGCGAGTGATGTTTGCAGCTACGGTGAAATCAGCCTCGTGTAATTCTCCCTGCTCTAGCAACCATGTTTACCCAGACCAAGCTACACCTCGGAGTGTGTAACAACTCTGTAAATTCCTCTAACTCATACACTCTACTCACTAAAAGCCCTCGAGAACGAAAACCTTATCTTGCTAAGGCTCGATTGGAGAGAGTCTTGGCCCACCCTAACTCATACACACCTAAATTATACTCGTAAAAGTATTTGACTTAAATTTTTATCACTTGAATAATAAATCAAAGCTAAATcttattaaagtaaattaaaacaaattaaatagttaCCATCATTTAAAACGTCAAgctatttggaaaaaaaaaaaaaaacactctaCATTAATTATACCATACACTTGTGTATTTCTTGTACATAGACGATACAGTTTGCTACATGTTCGGGTCTATGCTTTATATGggtataaaacaagtattaatatGGTTTTTCCCAAAAGCCTTTTAAGTTCATCTCAAACATGAGTATAGATACataatatacataataataataatatattctgCTGTTAGCAGTAGTACTGCTGTTCTCACAAACATTTCTCGATTTTCCCATGTGATAAACAAATAATCATCCCCTGAATGTGAGGGCAACAATAAGTAGATGCTGTTAACAACATGGTAGCTTTCTTCATAATAATATGAGTATGAGTGTCTTATAttgtataattttaattttaatttttttatttatgtttgaaattttttttgtcacatCACTTTAATTTGATAATAGGATTACTGACAAATTATAGAAAAATACCCAATCTTCTTCTACCACTAAATGTATTTTCTTACTTATGACTTCAAACTTATATCTTAAGGATAATAAGAGGAGATGTTGGACGGTGTTATTAACTGAGTATTTATGCAAGTTAATTACTAgtattatcttattttaaaagaCCCATCATTAATCAACAAATTGGCTCGAATTTCGCTCTAGCTCCTAAAGATGATATATTATTACGTACTAATCACGTTTTATAATTTTGTAACCTTTTTTATATGGCAAATAATAAATGAAGTGAATAAAAATCACTTTCTGAATTATTTGTAACTTGTTACATAATCTAAAAAACTCATGAAAATctatttatgttaattaaaagCCATATATTTACGAGTAGTCCAGTATTACAGAACTCCTTAACTATTTAACTATCAAAAACTTATCTTAAAAGTTATCTTAAAAGTTATTTCAACTCCTTATCTAGTTAACTGCACGCCGAGAAAAAAGAGGGGGGATTTAAGGTGTGTGAATTAATTCTCGGaatggaagagagagagagagagagaggcaGAGGTGGTCATGTGATGTGCGCCACCCTATTGTTTTGGTTATAAATTCATCATCAAACACaacaattaataatatcatcatacacacacacacgcacacacacacacacacactgatcatatatatatatatgaatctcgttaattaattagtttctGTAcgtctttttaattaatttgctCTCAAAAATGACGTTGACTACCATGCAAGTTCGTACCATCGTTGGCATCATTGGTAAGCTAAATATAAcctagctagtatatatatactatacatacgattaattattgttatatataatttttgttttttcaggGAATGTCATCTCTTTTGGGCTGTTCATCTCACCAGCGTACGTAAAAACGTCttgttgtttaattaattaatttggcTAGACATTAATTCGatctgtatgtatatgtaatgtaattaaCCGATATAtatgatggatggatggatggatgcaGGCCTACGATATACCGAATAGCGAAGAACAAATCGGTGGAGGAGTTCTCTCCAGACCCTTACATAGCATGTGTGATGAACTGTTTGCTTTGGATCTTTTACGGCATGCCGTTTAACCATCCAAACAGTACCCTCGTCATCACCATCAATGCCATCGGCCTTGCATTGGAGCTCATCTATCTCTCTGTTTTCTTGATGTTTGGTACCAAGAAACATAGGGTACGTACTACATGCAGTAACtaattaatttgatatatatatatatatatattaattaatccatcatatatatgtatatatgtaggtGAAGATTATGGGAGGGTTGTTTGTAGAGGTTGTGTTCCTAGCAATAGTTGCGTTTTGTGATTTGAGATTCCTGCACACACACAAGGAGAGATCCACATTAGTGGGTATCTTGTGCATAGTCTTTGGTATCATCATGTATGGTGCCCCTCTAACTATTATGGTACGTACcactatactatatatatactactagcTACTACTAATTAATTcgatcattttattttattatgtcatttttgaataatgaataatatatatttttttgatgattgatatcatatatatatatatatatatatgtggttttttttttttttttttttttgtagaaaaaagTGGTCAAAACAAAAAGTGTCGAATTCATGCCATTTCCACTTTCTTTGGCTGGTTTCTTGAATGGAGTTTGTTGGTCGACTTATGCTCTCCTCAAATTCGATTTATTTATCTTGGTATGTAATTAAcaccgatatatatatatatatatataatctatttatatgttttgagtGTAATTAAATCGAATTTAATcatcaattaattattattaatgtatataatagaTCGCAAATGGAGTTGGGGGATTCCTTGGATTTTTACAACTTTGTCTATATGCATGGTACCGCAATTCAACTCCAAAGAAGAGCACCAAAGATGCTGAGGTGCAACTCGAAAGCGTTTAATCAATTAATTCAATTTGATGCATGTCGGTCGAACCTTCTTCATCCATCCGTACAAATGTAAATTCTTAGATTTGCATGGTTGGAtgcatggtttttttttattattgttaggtTTGAGATTTTATGTTTCGGATTTTGCGGTGTTTGCACTTTGGATTATTGGAATTGTTCTTAATTAggttttataactttttcaacttcttttaaTTTATGCTATATATGTTTCTCTCATTTTGCATGAGTTGGAAATTTCCATTAATTTAGTGGTGTATTGCATGTGTTTGATGATCAGAATTCCAAGTGTTTTTATACGGGTTGCATTTGAACTTCCATTTGAAATTGTTTTGATTACTTAATTTGGTCAAAGTAGTTATAACTACTGGTGGGAAGTGATTTGCGGTTCCAAACATCCGGCCTCttaatattgcatttgtttcGTGTAGTGCAATCCCAAACATCTTCTCTTTTTTTCGGTGTGTAATTTTAATTACTCTGTTCAAACAATTGTATTTGGAAAGCCTTCTATTCCAAACATCCGCTTAAAGGtgattttttaccttttaaagtCATCTGGTTTACAGGATATTGAATTTACTAATGTATTGCTTTAAAATTTGATGGCATTAACATTTGTACATTGTTAAGAAATTCAAGAGTTGTTTTAAACATATTAAGTGACAATGAAAAGGTTAGATTAACTCGTCGGAGTCATACCCGGTTTTACTCGTCACAGATTTTATTTTCCCGAATGACATGTCCAGTTTTTCCTTTAAATCACTTGTAACATCTCATAATCTACACGGTGTCCTTGGaccaaataacttttaaaaaaacataataaagtatatgataatttttttattaacaatttAACCCAATTTAATACTAAGATTTGGTAATCAACAATAGAAATTGAGATAAACTATGACTCACATACTAAACAGTTGGTTCCACATATAACGGTGAGCAGAAACCAATTTAACCTAACTGTTTGTCTATGAAATTTTGAATAAAGAATATTTTCGATTTGAGTTATCCAAACCAATTCAAAGATGTAGATAGAGTATTTTATTATGTCATTTTGGTTCCACATATAACGGTGAGCAGAAACCAATATAACCTAACTGTTTGTTTATGAAATTTTGAATAAAGAATATTTCGATTGAGTTATCCAAACCAATTCAAAGATGTAGATAGAGTATTTTATTATGTCATTGTTTGTATTTGGGTATTATATAACTAACTAGGGTGAAGAGGTAAAGCTAATTAAGCTAGTTGTAGCCTCAGACCTTTGGCTTTTCCAGAGGtcttaggtcgcgtttggttcacagaatttgacggaatctgatgaaattggaattaaattccattccttagtgtgtttggaatgttaacattccctcatttgatggaatctccattccttggggatgggggaagaaatctcattccgtccctcacttgaatcttcaaaaaatcaaaaacattccgtcaaattccattcattcatattccaattcctttaaaagattccattccttccaaaaacattccgcaaaccaaacgcgcccttagaTTCAACAATAGTTATCACAAAACTGGACTAAAAGTACCCATGCAACTGACTTAACCAAAACCACCATGATCAATCTAGGTTTTCCATTAACCCAACCATTTAGTTGTATAGGTTATGGACTATAAATGAACCAATCCGAACATGCAGCCAAACCCTACCTATGTTAGCAAGCCAAAACTTGAGTGATGAAAATTCAATCAACggcatatttttatataaaaactagaaaacttttaaaaagaaattgcaAGATTTGACGATTGATGGTACTTTTTCCTCAAGTGTACCTCAAAAAGCCAAAATCTACGagtataaaagtaaaatgaCATTTACCTATAAACCAAATTATCATACTTAGGTAACAAACTTTGGGGTAGATTGAGGCAAAACAACATAGAGGGTTTCATATCGTTCAATGCTAAAGAAGACCAATAAGTTTTAACGAAAACATAAAGAACAGTTCCTGAAGAAATACTCATTTTTGAACGTCTTGTTGCTGCTCAAACAACCGTTTGTAATGCTCTATCAAAATTCTCTTCTGCGGTTGCACCCTGTTTGATTAGCATGTGTTCTGGATCCAACAGTCTCAACTGGCTGcaagaagaaacaaaagaaactcAGTTCCACAAAAGTAATGTTAGATCCTCTTATCATCCTCTTAATAATAAGATTTATTTAACGACAGGTGTCACGATTTTGTTATTAGAAGGcgaagaaacaaaagaaactcAGTTCCACAAAAGTAATGTTAGATCCTCTTAATAATAAGATTTAATTAACGACAGGTGTCACGATTTTGTTATTAGAAGGCTACTCATGAACGAGATGTAGCTGGCACTGGTTCTGTCAGTACATCTTTCTGATAAAAACAATGTTCACGAACGTAAAAACATAATTATAGGGTATAACAATTTAGAATGCGATAGCTAAATTCAACTAATATTGGAAGCTCTTTGTTCAAAACTTGCCTAAAATACATCTATTTGTAAGCTTGCGCCCCGTTCAAAAACATCGCTTTAGTTTGTAATGAGCTTCTAGTCATAAATCAGGGTGTTCATTTGAATTAACTAAATAACTAGTAGAAAGTTGTGGTTTCCATACCTTAAAAATCGCGCAGGACTTTTTCCAAGATGAAGACTGCATACAACAAGATTAGCCAGTGTCTCTTGATCCTTTGCATCCTATATCAAGGCATCAATATATGAAGCAAGTGcagataaagaaaagaaaagcaaacAAAACAACAGATTCAATAGAGCATTAAATGTGACAAAAAGAAGTATTCAGAGGTGGCAAGAAGAGTTGGTTGAGTAATCAATTAAACCAAGTTGGTGATGAAACAAATCATTTGCTAATATGAGTAGGTCAAGTTGAGTTGACCCATTAACATTTTCAGTCTATTCatcaaatataattaataataatgagtTCACTATTATAAGAGCATTATTaagttatcatatatattttgaatctTGTTACCAAAAAGCCTATGATCTATTGGTATCTGGATGGCCCATAAACCAATAGGTTGTGGGTTCAAGTCTCAATTGAGACATTAGTCAGGCTATTGGAGCATGATGGTACCACCCCTTAACCAAGCAGGCCAGCAGGGTGACTGAAGTGTCATCGAGGAACCGCAGAGTACACCACTCCTCATCATTGAAGACACCACGAAGACTTCCCAGATGTATTCCCACCCCCATCAAACAATGTTGTGAACTTGCTTATTTTGGGGTCCTATGAGAGAGGTAGGTCGTTTAACAAATGTAACAGTAGGAGAGGGAGGGGTTGAAGGATGACCACTGCCATAGGTAGAAAGAGTGGAGCAAGATGAAGGAGGGGAGGTAATGTGATGTGGCAGAATGATGGGAAAGGGAAGGGGTATATACTACCCATGCTCCTACAGTCTTAGGCATGTTATAGGTGTGTGAATATTCAACTTTCAAAAAGGTTCCAAATCACTAAAAAGAACGATTTCAGAGTTCGTATGCATTAGAAATGATTTTTTGGATGATTTTTAGCCCATCTGACATGTTCAACCCGCTTGACCCGTCACCCATTTAGCTAAACTTTTAAAAGATCCGACCCAGTCAACTAATTAAGAATTATATGGTTATAAATTGCCACCTCGAGAAGTATCTCGCTTATTGAAAGAAATGAAACATATGCAGTCTAttattaaatagaaaaagagTTTAGATAGTATCGACAAATAATATTCAATATAGAGTTGGTAAAAAAAACTACCTTGTTCAGTGCTTCTAGCAAAAATGACTCTGCTTCGTCAAAATTTCCCATATGCATACAACATACAGCTTTCCCATTAAGGATCAGACTAGTCATTTGGGACTTCTCAGAGAAGTCCTGGAAGATGAGATATGCTTCTTGTATCTTTGAACCACCCTATTTTCACaaaatattacaaagtaaggATAGGGTAACTGTGGTAAAAATGACTGATGATGTAACGAAAAATAATGTACCACTGCTAAATTAAGCCATGCAGTTGCAAGCTGAGTCAGTGTGTGATCTTCATCACTCTGTTGCATAACTCTCAATTGCTTCTCAGCATAATCCGATCTGTGCATCTTGAGAAAAATGTGGACATTCAACGCATACCTGAAAAGAACGTTTACATTACAGCCAGCATTCAAGctataaataacaaataagaTCGATAATACTAAGAAAATCATTACATAATATCTTACAACTAGTGAACCATATTGTTGTTTTGCTTCTTCTGTTAAAGGTTGTTTCTGTATGAAATCCCATAAAACTTTATTTAGTTACCGACTTACCTCCCGTAATATCTTTAtgatgtttattatatattaatattcaaCTTTTCAAAGTATACTTCTAGGACAAAGGTAAATCACTATGGAAATTATTGAAGTCAAATGTTAGTGTCCATCGTAGTGACCATGTTCATTGTTGTTCTGTTTCTTAGAATTCTTTTTGACATCCATTAAGATGGTCATCTAATTTATTTTGTCACTTCAAATGAATGTAGTCAACTAAATGTGACCTAATAAACTTTAAATACTTATATAGCTTAGAGATGTAATGAAATCGTGGAGCACCCTGCTCCACCTTCTCATCAAATTTGTGGTTGACACCCCAACTAATTACATAATGAGTGGATAACATATGCCATTTTTGAAGAGCTCCAAATAGCTATTGTTAGACGTTATCATAGGTATGGAACTTCTTGCGAGTAGTAGTGGCTAcataataatatgatattaaAAAAGACTAACATGTGGAATGCATCATTTATGTAGGggaacgtatatatatatatatatatatttttttaaacagatAAACATTTATAGTGAACAGGCAAAGTAAGACTCAACAGTTCCATTGTTCCCCCAGCATTCGTGTATTTGAGGGCCTCATTGTAGTCCTGTTCATGCGTGAATATGGTCCCGGCAATAAGCCTCAAAATTGGATTGTTTCCAACAGCAGCATCACCCAACAACTCCCGTATACTTGAAATCACGCTTTCCTATGAGATTAAGGAACCACATGTTAATACTACCTATATAAATGTCCATTTGGATCCATGAATGACATCAGATATACATGTCATGTACACATGGTCTCCAAATTGCTATATCCATTAAATATGAATCTAATACTTtcaattacataaccaaatccaacGTCTCCTGTTTTTGGATTGTACAAGTTTTATAAACAAGCCTATATGGCATACATAAAAGTTAGCACAACCCACTTATGTAGAGTACGGTGAACAATTCATGAGTAGATCACAATATCAACAAAGAACATCACATCTGATCTAATCCCGCCACACATACTTACTGGTCCTAGCTAAGTAACGGCAATAACAAGTAACTTTATCGTTTTTAAAACCCGAAACAacttttaatcaaaaaaaaaaaacatacacaaTAAAGTTCAAGATAGATGTTTATATCGACTGAAATCAATAGCTATGTCAACCATCCTGAGataaactaaaaaagttacACCGTACCTCCTTAGTATAAGTGTTTTTAAGCTAATCTAACCTGTCACATTATGCCATAGGCCAAATGTTAATAAACGGATCCAACTCGCCACATCAAGCTAATCATACATTCAAGCCTTTCTGTATGTATGTTCCAGATTTCAGTTCCttgttattgtatgtatctaGTGACCTCTATATCACGCAACCGATAATTTTTGCTTACCAGCCGAAACTTTTAAGAGACCATCACACGTAATACGATAAAACATTATAAAGTTTAATTCATACAAAAGCAAATTCTAAAGCCAAATACATACTAAATCAAAATGTGAATACGTGATAAGCTCTGCACATTATAAAACATTCAACGACATCGAATACAAAACAGATCAGCAAAAACTAAAATAGAAATTCTACCTTACTATCAGGACTCGAAAAGTACACCGCGAGCAGTTTCACGGCCTGAAGTGGCGTAGCGGCGGATGAATCGACTTCACTAATCACAAGCtgaatatgtatataatcaATTACAAATCAGATCAAcaacaattaaacaaaaaaaattgagtaaattaattatatacgtatatatatgtatgaatgtatgtatgtatgtataggcgATGAAATTAGAGATAGACCTGATAGCTTCCGAGAGCGATGTAAGATCTGTAAACGAGGCAATCACGTTCGATAGAATCTTCTTCAGAAAGGTTAGGAACTTCGCTGTTGTTGATCGCGGCTTGATATGCTCCTAAATAGAAGTTGTTACGCAGATTGAACAACACATCTGGTGCCATcgccattttttttctttataaatctCTACAGATCTGTAAACGCTGGGTTTCTTTTGCAGTTGTTGATGTGTGTGTTTTCAAGATGGTTAGACATATTTGGATTAGTTGTAGCTTAATAAATCCTAGGTGACGtggctttttttattttaattttttttctaaaaacaacttgcttaaaaaaaaaagttaaatctttatctttactacattataaaaattataccaggttgaaaagtaaaaaaaaaagtttgaaaataactattttgcccttaatgaacccttttattagttataaa
Coding sequences within:
- the LOC122591354 gene encoding coatomer subunit epsilon-1-like, whose translation is MAMAPDVLFNLRNNFYLGAYQAAINNSEVPNLSEEDSIERDCLVYRSYIALGSYQLVISEVDSSAATPLQAVKLLAVYFSSPDSKESVISSIRELLGDAAVGNNPILRLIAGTIFTHEQDYNEALKYTNAGGTMELYALNVHIFLKMHRSDYAEKQLRVMQQSDEDHTLTQLATAWLNLAVGGSKIQEAYLIFQDFSEKSQMTSLILNGKAVCCMHMGNFDEAESFLLEALNKDAKDQETLANLVVCSLHLGKSPARFLSQLRLLDPEHMLIKQGATAEENFDRALQTVV
- the LOC122593169 gene encoding bidirectional sugar transporter SWEET6b-like, with translation MTLTTMQVRTIVGIIGNVISFGLFISPAPTIYRIAKNKSVEEFSPDPYIACVMNCLLWIFYGMPFNHPNSTLVITINAIGLALELIYLSVFLMFGTKKHRVKIMGGLFVEVVFLAIVAFCDLRFLHTHKERSTLVGILCIVFGIIMYGAPLTIMKKVVKTKSVEFMPFPLSLAGFLNGVCWSTYALLKFDLFILIANGVGGFLGFLQLCLYAWYRNSTPKKSTKDAEVQLESV